The Skermanella rosea DNA segment GAACTCGCAGCGGATCATCACCAGCGTGCCGCCCGAGACGGTGATCGCGGCCTCCTGGTTATGGAGCGCGGCGTAGATGTTCTTCAGGATGCCCAGCACCTCCGCGGCGCTCTCCTTGCTGCGCGAGAAGGCATGGATCTGCATCTCCCACTCGTGCAGCTCGATATCCTTGGCGCTGGCGTCGTCCATGGCGATGTCGCCGAAGCGGACATACGGATAGGCCTGCCCCTGCGGCACGTGGCTGTAGACCGGCGTGGTGAGCTGCGCGTCGAGGCGGGCGTAAATTCCGGCCAGCAATGCTGCGGTGTCGAGTGCCATGGCTACTTCTTCGACGCCTTGCGCTGTGCCTTGGCGACGCCCTGCTTCAGGCGTTTCTCGATGTTGCCGCGCTCTTCCTTCAGCGCGGGACGGAAGAACGGACGCTCCTCCATCTTCGAGGTGCCGAATTCCAGCAGGGCGGCGTACTCGACGGCGCCGGAACCGGCCTTGACGAGCACGCGCTTCCTGGACGGCTGCGCCTCCACCTTGATCGAGTTGACCAGGCGGCCGGTGTCGTTGGCCGGTGCCTCGCCGGGAGCCGACGCGCGGTGCGTGACGCTGCGGCGCTTGTAGGTCCGGCCGGATTTGCCGCCGGCCATGATCTTCTGCTTGGCGTTGCCCTCGATCATGAGGCCGCCGGCGTAGAGCGCGGCCTGAACTTCCTTCTCGATCTCGCCCATCAACCGCTTGCGGATCGTGACCCATTGCTGCAGGAGGCTAGGCATCGAGCGTGCCCTCCACGCAGAGCAGCTCGAGCACGATGTTCTCTTCGGCGACGTTGATGCACTGGACGATATCGAAGACGCGCGTGCCGAACAGGATCCGGTTCCTGGTGGTCACGTCGTTTCGGTGGCGCATCCTGATCTTGTGGCTGACCGGCGTTTCGGTCTGCATCGAGCGCCATACCTCGAGGCCGCGATAGGGCATGATCGACGCCCACGCCTTGCCGACCTCGGACCATGCGAGCGTGCCGCCGCCGATGCCGTCGGGGGTACGCATCTTCGCCTGGATCGTGATGCGGTGGCGCAGCTCTCCCGCGTCGATGCAGAGCGCCTTGTTCTTCGAGCGGCAGCTCATAGCGAGCGCACGCGGTAAGGTTCGAGCAGCTTCAGCGCGGCCTCGGGCAGCTCGCCACAGTTGCGCGCCTCGTAGAAGGACGACAGCGCCTGCTTGATGGCCAGGCGGATCGCGGCGGGCACGTTGGAGCCGGAGGCGCCGTACCCGGCCGTGTGGACGATCTGGACCGCGTCCCGCTCGCGCAGGATGGGCAGCAGGGTGCCCTCGCGCAGGATGACGCGGCCGCCCGAGGCATCGACGAGGTAGTCGTCGGGGCTCAGGACGGTGGCGATGTTGTAAGCATCGTAAGTCGTGACGCTGGTGACGGCGATCAGCGGCGGGTAGGACAGCACGATCGGCGCATAGTCGCCGGTCAGCAGGGCGATCGGCCCCTCACGCACCCCGTCCCACCATTGATTGCGCCTCTCTTCCTGCGAGGGCCATCTGTCCAGGGTCTGGCGCAGGGTCCGGGCGATGAAGGCGCGGCGCGTGTGCTGCTCGGCCATCTCGCGGCACGCCACGATCATCTCCTGGATCATCAGGTCCTCGTCGTCGCCGTCGAGGCGCAGGAACAGCTTGGCTTCTTCAAGCGTGACCGGCTCAACGGCGGGCGGGGTGACGACGATGGTGGAATGCAGGGCCATGAACTAAGCGGCGGGGGTAATGTAGAGGCCCCAGAGCGCGACCAGGACGGCGAAGGTGAACACCAGCACGGCGAGCGCCGCGGCGGCCCACTGAAGCTGGGTGAACCCGTCGCCGTCGTTGGGATCGCGCGGCATCACTTGGCCTTCTTGCCCTTCGCCGGGGCGGCGGGCTTGGTCTCGGCGACGGGATCGACGGCCTTGTTCTCGGTGGCCGGATCGGCGTCCTTTTCCTCGTCGGATGCTTCGTCCGCCGGGGCGGGCTCGGCGACGGCGGCGAGAGCGACAGCCGTCTCATCGTCCGCAACGGCCTCCTGGCCGATGCCCAGCTCGATCAGGC contains these protein-coding regions:
- a CDS encoding phage head closure protein, whose product is MSCRSKNKALCIDAGELRHRITIQAKMRTPDGIGGGTLAWSEVGKAWASIMPYRGLEVWRSMQTETPVSHKIRMRHRNDVTTRNRILFGTRVFDIVQCINVAEENIVLELLCVEGTLDA
- a CDS encoding DUF3168 domain-containing protein, translated to MALDTAALLAGIYARLDAQLTTPVYSHVPQGQAYPYVRFGDIAMDDASAKDIELHEWEMQIHAFSRSKESAAEVLGILKNIYAALHNQEAAITVSGGTLVMIRCEFQTHFQERQPNETYWHGVQRYRAITQDI
- a CDS encoding HK97-gp10 family putative phage morphogenesis protein is translated as MPSLLQQWVTIRKRLMGEIEKEVQAALYAGGLMIEGNAKQKIMAGGKSGRTYKRRSVTHRASAPGEAPANDTGRLVNSIKVEAQPSRKRVLVKAGSGAVEYAALLEFGTSKMEERPFFRPALKEERGNIEKRLKQGVAKAQRKASKK
- a CDS encoding head-tail connector protein yields the protein MALHSTIVVTPPAVEPVTLEEAKLFLRLDGDDEDLMIQEMIVACREMAEQHTRRAFIARTLRQTLDRWPSQEERRNQWWDGVREGPIALLTGDYAPIVLSYPPLIAVTSVTTYDAYNIATVLSPDDYLVDASGGRVILREGTLLPILRERDAVQIVHTAGYGASGSNVPAAIRLAIKQALSSFYEARNCGELPEAALKLLEPYRVRSL